A region of Lepus europaeus isolate LE1 chromosome 2, mLepTim1.pri, whole genome shotgun sequence DNA encodes the following proteins:
- the LOC133748057 gene encoding ATP synthase subunit epsilon, mitochondrial-like, translated as MVAYWHQAGLSHIRYSQFCAKVVRDALKTEFRVNVEKTAGSNVKIVKVKKE; from the coding sequence ATGGTGGCATACTGGCACCAGGCTGGGCTCAGCCACATCCGGTACTCACAGTTCTGCGCCAAGGTAGTGAGAGATGCGCTCAAGACCGAGTTCAGAGTGAACGTGGAGAAGACCGCAGGCAGCAACGTCAAGATTGTGAAAGTGAAAAAGGAGTGA